The Chryseolinea soli genome contains a region encoding:
- a CDS encoding helix-turn-helix transcriptional regulator, with protein MNRIDRLTAILVQLQSKRVVKAEEIADRFEISLRTVYRDVKALMEAGVPIGSEAGKGYFIVDGYHLPPVMFTQDEASAMLLAGKLVEKMTDKSIRQAFESSLLKIKAVMNESDKDLLEDLHSHIEVRRMPMDEHQFPNDFLSGIQRAVVAKDVVRIEYFSSYNEQSTQRDVEPIGLVFYSAAWHLIAWCRLRNGYRDFRADRIKNLSTPGIKFDGRNLLSLQEYLASMMQGNQELQKIIVSFDQPTARYVQHTKYFYGFVSEENLDTKVRMTFLIGYVKPFCKWLLSYGAAVDIDYPETAKEIMLDLVEELTNHYARETV; from the coding sequence ATGAACCGCATCGACCGACTCACCGCCATCCTCGTACAGCTCCAATCCAAACGCGTGGTCAAGGCCGAGGAAATCGCCGACCGTTTCGAGATCAGCCTGCGCACCGTCTACCGCGATGTGAAGGCCTTGATGGAAGCCGGCGTGCCCATCGGGTCGGAAGCCGGCAAGGGATACTTTATTGTGGATGGTTATCATTTGCCACCGGTCATGTTCACCCAAGACGAAGCCAGTGCCATGTTGCTGGCGGGGAAACTGGTAGAAAAAATGACCGACAAATCGATCCGGCAAGCGTTTGAATCTTCCCTGCTAAAGATCAAAGCCGTGATGAACGAATCGGACAAAGACCTCCTCGAGGACCTGCATTCGCATATCGAAGTGCGCCGCATGCCGATGGACGAGCATCAATTCCCCAACGATTTTCTCTCCGGCATTCAACGGGCCGTCGTCGCGAAAGACGTGGTCCGCATAGAATATTTCAGCAGCTACAACGAGCAATCAACCCAACGCGACGTAGAACCGATCGGCCTGGTATTTTACAGTGCCGCCTGGCACCTCATCGCCTGGTGCCGCCTGCGCAATGGCTACCGCGACTTTCGCGCCGACCGCATCAAGAACCTATCGACGCCCGGCATAAAATTCGACGGCCGGAATTTGTTAAGCCTGCAGGAATATCTCGCCTCCATGATGCAAGGCAATCAGGAGCTGCAGAAGATCATCGTCTCCTTTGATCAGCCCACGGCACGCTACGTGCAGCACACAAAATATTTTTATGGTTTTGTCTCCGAAGAAAACCTCGACACCAAAGTGCGCATGACCTTCCTCATCGGCTACGTTAAGCCCTTCTGCAAATGGCTCCTCAGCTACGGCGCCGCCGTTGATATTGACTACCCCGAAACCGCAAAA